The genomic interval ACCGTTTTCAAGAACTAAAACTACAACCACAGCGTACTATTTCCCTGATGTTGAAAGGGTAATACCAATCATCATGGTGCTTTGATTGGGGATGAGATTCCTTAGCGTACGATTTTTTACAAATTCTCGCGTGACCCCTAGTTGTACTCTCCAGGAAGATCAGTTTTTCTAACAGTAACGCTGCCAACTTTCTTACCTGACATTCTCAATAATTCATCACCTGAAAATTCAAAACCAAGCTTTAGTGCTATTCGCGCAATATCATCTGCGGTTGATGCTGCGAGCACCTCGCTTTTAAGTTCAGGGTCAGACTGCATCTTCTTTAAAAATGCTTCGATTTGCTCAAAAGCCATATTTAAAATTTGATCCTCGCTAGCTACTCGTAATATAAAGAAAAACAGCAGTATATTCTTTAAGACTAGCAGCACAAGGGTATCAAGATTCGGGGGAAAGATGATTATCGCGCCACCCTCAGAAACCTGATATTCTCCCATTCGTAATTTTGGTACTGGTCATTGGTTCCTTTGCCCTGGCATGGGTTGACGAGGATGCCGTCTAACCCTGCGTTGGAACGGCGGAATAAGGGCGATTGGCTATGATGCGAAAATTGATTGCCGCCGTTCAACTACAACGTTATCCCACAAAGCCCATGCCCAACTCGGAAGCCGTCAAATTGCAGATCCGCTCGGCGTTCGCGAGCGTCGAGTTCCCGGGCGATTGGTGCCTACGCGGCAGCAACGAAGGTGACGAGCCATTCCTGCTTGAGCAGGAGTTCAAAGGCAAGACCGATTGGCAAGCGCTCGACCCAGCTTTCATTGATCGCGCGCCGGACGGATATGGGTCTGCCCTCAGCTTCTTCTCAGACGAAGCTTTTCGGTTCTATCTGCCGGCGTACCTGATCACGGATATTGACGGCAAGCTGGACATGCACGACCCCGTTTTCCACCTGACCCACGGCCTGACGGACGAGACAAGAGGCAACCGCGTTAACCCGCGCCGTTACGGAGAACGGACGTGGTTCGACGAGCAGGGACACAGGTTCGCAGTGTTCGATCGTGAACAGGCGCGCGCGATCGTGAGCTATTTGGAGCTGAAGCGCGAGACCGACGAGTTTCAACGCGACGAGATTGATCAGGCGATCGCAAATTACTGGTCGGGGCGCGCGGAAGCCAGTGCGGGATAACCACGCACTGCAACGGACCGGGCGGGCGGAACGGTCCCTGTTGCAATAACCATCGAGGAGCCGCTTTAGTCTAAAGACCAAGAATGAGGTTGGTGAGATGAAGGTAGATGGACATGGCCAAGCCAAAGTTTTAACATCCGACGAAATTGCAAAATTGTTTGAGGCATTGGAAGGCGATCGCGATCGTGCCCTCTTTGGCATCTGTCTCTACACAGGGTGCCGCATCAGTGAAGCCTGCTCGATGCTTACCACAGATGCTTATGATGCAGCTGGGGTCAGAATGAAGATTAATCTGCGTAAGGCCAACACTAAGGGAAAGCAGGAGACGCGCCAGATTCCGGTCAATTCGGTTCTAAAAGGATACCTGGAAACATATCGGGCGGGAGTGGGCAAGCAATATCTCTTTCCGGGACGGCACGGGCGCGGACACATCAACCCGAAGTCAGCCGATGAAATTCTCAGGGAGACGTGCGATCGCTTGGGGCTGATGGGAGTTAGTACGCACAGCTTTAGACGAACTGCTCTGACCCAAATGAGCAGTGCAGGGATACCGCTGCGGGTGATTCAGGAGATATCAGGGCATCGTAGTTTGCAGGCACTTCAACGGTATTTGGAGGTTTCTGAGCTGCAATTGGAAGGGGCGATCGCGGCTTTAAGTTTTTGAAGTATCGACGCTTAGTGAATCAGTAAATCTCTTAGACTGAATCTAATAAGTTTCGAAGTCGTGTCTCCATGCCAGCACCGTAGATTCCGTCTAATCCCATTTCTGGGATCTTAGGCAGAATAAAAGGCGAAACCAGAGCGAAGAAACGCTGAAGAATTCAGGCTAATTCTCAAAATTAGGGGTGTTATACGGAAAATTTTTCGGACTAATGTCCGACTTGGGAGACTAGCCCGAAGAAACTTGCAGGTCACCATGGAAGCCGAGGTCACGTTAATTCCGTTCTCCAGCACTGAGGTCACGCTACTAAGAGGTTGGCTAGTGGCTCCTCATGTCGCTGCCTGGTATGCTGACCCTGAAGACCATGTTGAGTGGGCAGCCAATCCGCCACCTGGCGGTGATCGGGCACTGATCGTAGTTGGAGGTCAGACAGTTGGCTACGTTCGATGGCAGACTGTGTCGCGTGAAATTTTGGATTCAGTGGGTCTTCACGAAATTCCTGCAGGATCGGTTGACGTAGATATTCTCATTGGTGAGCTGGAGTTTGTTGGTCGTGGGATCGGACCGAAAGCACTCCTGATATTGTTGTCGCAGCTTCGCCAGAGGCGAGATGTCCCGTTGGTTGGTCTAACTACAAGGGTGCAGAATCTGTCCGCACAGCGCGCCTTCACCAAAGTTGGCTTTCGCGTTCTGCGGGAATACAGCCCTCCTGGATATGGCCGTTGTTATCTTATGGTCTACAGTTTCAGTGAAGATGCCTGACACTGCGGTGGTGCGGACGGAACGGTGATTATTGGTGGGCTTTCGAGGTGATCTGCTGCCGCACAACTTCACTGTTAGACCGGTACATTTTCCACGAAGTACCCAATCAGGTGATTTAGACAGGCAAAACGATGCTTGATAATCGAGTTTTATGGCAGAGCTAAGGAGAGTTTACCTTGGCAACCGAAAAATACGAAGACGTGCTTCGCTTTTGGTTTCCAGTCCAGCCAAAGACCGATCAGCCAGCAATGGTTCGGCAGTGGGAATGGTGGTTTCGCGGCGGGGGGAACGCTGAAATAATCGAGCATTTTTCACCCCTGTTAGAACAAGCCATACGGGGTGAACTAGATGCTTGGTCTCGTCAACCCCAATCGCGGCTGGCGCTAATTCTCGTCCTTGACCAGTTCTCACGCTCCATCTATCAGGACACAGCACTAGCATTTGCGCAGGACTCGAAGGCTTGCATGCTGACGCTCGAAGGCATCAACGCCGGACACTACGCGTCTCTGAAAACCCCTTGGGAGAGGACTTTTTTCTTCCTACCGCTGGGGCATTCTGAGAACCTTACAAACTTAGAACTGGCCATTGAACTTGC from Trichocoleus sp. FACHB-46 carries:
- a CDS encoding DUF6714 family protein, with product MMRKLIAAVQLQRYPTKPMPNSEAVKLQIRSAFASVEFPGDWCLRGSNEGDEPFLLEQEFKGKTDWQALDPAFIDRAPDGYGSALSFFSDEAFRFYLPAYLITDIDGKLDMHDPVFHLTHGLTDETRGNRVNPRRYGERTWFDEQGHRFAVFDREQARAIVSYLELKRETDEFQRDEIDQAIANYWSGRAEASAG
- a CDS encoding site-specific integrase, whose amino-acid sequence is MKVDGHGQAKVLTSDEIAKLFEALEGDRDRALFGICLYTGCRISEACSMLTTDAYDAAGVRMKINLRKANTKGKQETRQIPVNSVLKGYLETYRAGVGKQYLFPGRHGRGHINPKSADEILRETCDRLGLMGVSTHSFRRTALTQMSSAGIPLRVIQEISGHRSLQALQRYLEVSELQLEGAIAALSF
- a CDS encoding Nif11-like leader peptide family natural product precursor, which codes for MGEYQVSEGGAIIIFPPNLDTLVLLVLKNILLFFFILRVASEDQILNMAFEQIEAFLKKMQSDPELKSEVLAASTADDIARIALKLGFEFSGDELLRMSGKKVGSVTVRKTDLPGEYN
- a CDS encoding GNAT family N-acetyltransferase, with translation MEAEVTLIPFSSTEVTLLRGWLVAPHVAAWYADPEDHVEWAANPPPGGDRALIVVGGQTVGYVRWQTVSREILDSVGLHEIPAGSVDVDILIGELEFVGRGIGPKALLILLSQLRQRRDVPLVGLTTRVQNLSAQRAFTKVGFRVLREYSPPGYGRCYLMVYSFSEDA
- a CDS encoding DUF924 family protein → MATEKYEDVLRFWFPVQPKTDQPAMVRQWEWWFRGGGNAEIIEHFSPLLEQAIRGELDAWSRQPQSRLALILVLDQFSRSIYQDTALAFAQDSKACMLTLEGINAGHYASLKTPWERTFFFLPLGHSENLTNLELAIELADDLVQESPQEYRALLEFSAAQARRHRDILTRFGRHPHRNKALGRQSTPEELEYLASGQLVHTRSMPSHLSQSLSETRAN